A stretch of the Panicum virgatum strain AP13 chromosome 9N, P.virgatum_v5, whole genome shotgun sequence genome encodes the following:
- the LOC120688977 gene encoding uncharacterized protein LOC120688977 — protein sequence MGTILQLAVDELGIHVSEEPPPTEYERARLQNLMRNNQMLQSLGVSKLVSIINGSIAAMHKQISREDSDSSYEPEGDMEDSEHGLVDKVFATTLIWIISCCIIFRIITHLCSNSNDMQVSERNTTVSSGAARRSKSVYMPPVDQDQITRITRQKTRQLLSTGDGLQDTPTNTAQEDAIAALSPNQASDQTEMCNEGEQTDMVDKSKRGRSMGFHLERMTQGLNAKIPVLVADGKRRPDAPVQAAKLASESGIIIKQHIPIYTHWKEYKKDQATQSEYMGRLGVKFTIDTSNKAIKTACTDLLRGGTRQFRHKLKKEYFDGVPANEVRTTPPIKSMTEDQWKALVQMWSDPKHKERCDQAKKNRGKVKYPHKKGSRCYIAQTHVVVRSKH from the exons ATGGGAACCATATTGCAACTTGCTGTAGATGAATTGGGTATCCATGTATCGG AGGAGCCACCACCTACTGAGTATGAAAGGGCAAGGCTTCAAAACTTGATGAGAAATAATCAAATGTTGCAGAGCCTTGGTGTTTCCAAATTGGTTTCAATTATTAATGGCTCTATTGCAGCAATGCACAAACAAATTAGTCGTGAAGATTCTGATTCTTCGTATGAACCAGAGGGGGATATGGAggactctgaacatggtttagTTGACAAGGTATTTGCAACCACATTAATTTGGATTATCTCTTGTTGCATAATTTTCAGAATTATTACTCATTTGTGCTCCAACTCTAATGACATGCAGGTCTCAGAGAGGAATACCACCGTGTCTTCCGGCGCAGCAAGACGCTCAAAGAGTGTGTACATGCCACCAGTTGACCAAGACCAAATTACTAGGATCACAAGACAAAAGACAAGGCAGCTGTTATCAACTGGGGATGGGCTTCAAGACACACCTACAAATACAGCACAAGAAGATGCAATAGCTGCCCTGTCTCCTAATCAAGCTTCTGACCAAACTGAGATGTGTAACGAAG gtgaacaAACTGATATGGTGGATAAGTCCaagagggggagaagtatgGGTTTTCATTTGGAAAGGATGACCCAAGGTTTGAATGCTAAGATTCCAGTGCTTGTTGCTGATGGCAAGAGAAGGCCAGACGCGCCCGTGCAAGCTGCAAAACTTGCGTCGGAGAGTGGGATTATTATTAAGCAACACATACCAATATACACACACTGGAAAGAGTACAAGAAGGACCAGGCTACTCAATCTGAATACATGGGAAGACTTGGT GTCAAATTTACCATTGACACAAGCAACAAGGCAATCAAAACGGCATGCACTGATTTGCTAAGGGGTGGAACACGACAGTTTAGGCACAAGCTTAAGAAAGAATATTTTGATGGTGTACCAGCGAATGAAGTGAGAACTACGCCACCAATCAAGAGTATGACTGAAGATCAGTGGAAAGCACTAGTGCAAATGTGGTCAGACCCAAAGCACAAG GAGAGGTGTGACCAAGCTAAAAAGAATCGTGGGAAAGTTAAGTATCCACACAAGAAAGGTTCTAGGTGCTACATTGCGCAGACCCATGTTGTGGTAAGATCAAAACATTGA
- the LOC120692961 gene encoding uncharacterized protein LOC120692961 — MEAIMAEPTQEGQAPKTPVEVVAQVLPSSKFLQNVGLQPAGANKRANTARVHELEAEVQQEKQVAAALQEVIDSQRDEMEDLKKKMSASEEVSQIQEVEIKMLKQQGEETNSLLCRLLSLNKE, encoded by the coding sequence ATGGAGGCAATTATGGCTGAACCTACACAAGAAGGACAAGCACCAAAGACTCCAGTTGAAGTTGTTGCTCAAGTCCTGCCATCATCCAAGTTTCTACAGAATGTTGGCCTTCAGCCAGCAGGGGCGAACAAGCGTGCCAACACTGCACGTGTACATGAACTTGAAGCTGAAGTTCAGCAAGAGAAGCAAGTTGCTGCAGCACTTCAAGAAGTGATTGATAGCCAGCGAGATGAGATGGAGGacttgaagaagaagatgagtgCTTCCGAGGAAGTGAGTCAGATCCAGGAAGTAGAGATAAAGATGTTGAAGCAGCAAGGAGAGGAGACAAATTCCCTCCTTTGTCGTTTGCTGAGCCTCAACAAGGAGTAG